The candidate division TA06 bacterium genome window below encodes:
- a CDS encoding 2-oxoacid:acceptor oxidoreductase subunit alpha, whose protein sequence is MQGDTACAYGALYGGCNFFAGYPITPASEIAESLSIELPNVGGYCLQMEDEIASIGAVIGAVWAGARGMTATSGPGFSLMQENIGYAFMTETPCVIIDVQRSGPSTGQATLPAQGDIMQARWGTHGDHQIIALSPATVQECLTLTADAFNLAERYRNPVIVLTDGEIGHLREKMTFPDPSDIELVNRRLGSSNQHAFGGEMIPPMFELGHGSFVHVTGSSHKETGMRDVFSQEVHDTLIRRIYTKIDVNRDKLVRVEEHFMDDAEVALVSLGVASRPTMGAVLEARNNGLKVGFLRLMIVWPFPKKKIAAIGKKVKKILVPEMNLGQLSREIERFVDCEVVSISKVGGVSHRVSEIYSVIEHYT, encoded by the coding sequence ATGCAGGGTGATACTGCCTGCGCGTATGGTGCGCTATACGGTGGCTGTAACTTCTTTGCGGGCTATCCCATAACCCCTGCATCTGAAATCGCGGAATCGCTGTCCATCGAGCTGCCAAATGTAGGTGGTTACTGCCTCCAGATGGAAGACGAGATTGCCAGCATTGGTGCGGTCATAGGCGCTGTGTGGGCCGGCGCACGGGGGATGACCGCAACATCCGGTCCGGGATTCTCGCTCATGCAGGAAAATATCGGATATGCCTTCATGACCGAGACTCCTTGTGTCATCATAGATGTGCAGAGGTCAGGCCCTTCCACTGGACAGGCAACGCTCCCTGCGCAGGGCGACATCATGCAGGCAAGATGGGGAACGCACGGGGACCATCAAATCATAGCACTCTCCCCTGCGACAGTACAGGAGTGTTTGACTCTCACTGCTGATGCATTCAATCTTGCTGAGAGATATCGAAATCCTGTCATCGTATTGACCGACGGTGAGATCGGCCATCTCAGAGAGAAGATGACCTTTCCCGATCCGTCGGACATTGAATTAGTCAACAGGCGCCTGGGATCCTCGAATCAGCACGCATTTGGTGGAGAGATGATCCCTCCCATGTTTGAATTGGGACATGGAAGTTTTGTGCACGTAACGGGCTCAAGCCACAAGGAGACAGGTATGAGGGATGTGTTTTCCCAGGAGGTCCACGACACGCTGATAAGAAGGATCTATACAAAGATAGACGTGAACAGGGACAAACTGGTCAGAGTCGAAGAACACTTCATGGATGATGCTGAGGTCGCCCTTGTGTCTCTGGGTGTTGCCTCAAGGCCGACCATGGGCGCCGTCCTTGAGGCCCGCAACAATGGCCTAAAGGTCGGATTTCTCAGGCTTATGATCGTCTGGCCCTTCCCGAAAAAGAAGATCGCCGCGATAGGCAAGAAGGTGAAGAAGATCCTCGTCCCCGAGATGAACCTAGGACAGCTCTCCCGGGAAATAGAAAGATTCGTCGATTGTGAGGTGGTCTCGATATCCAAGGTTGGAGGCGTGTCCCACAGGGTGTCGGAGATCTATTCTGTGATCGAACATTATACATAA